In one window of Pirellulales bacterium DNA:
- a CDS encoding glycosyltransferase family 2 protein, with the protein MEAWQTQLLAAPAAEAQVQVQLTVLLPAFNEEQAVERVLGEIVETLADEPLCYEIVVVDDASTDRTAERAERFAADCWQCPVRVVRCLENRGAGAARKVGIRQARGEIVVMLDADGSYPADAIPALLRWFPAYDQVNGARTSEQGTLPWLRKPTKWFIRQLASYLTGHKIPDLNTGLKAFKREAMLPWLWVVPDGFSCVTTMTLAFLTNGYAVKYVPTAYRPRIGRSKFHPIKDTLAYLSTVLRIVLYFRPLKVFLPLSGLLMALGTAKTAFDWWSTGSMQESDIVVFVAGFMTCMIGLLAEVIVAHYRR; encoded by the coding sequence CAGTTGCTGGCTGCACCGGCGGCCGAGGCGCAGGTGCAGGTCCAGCTGACCGTGCTGCTGCCCGCCTTCAACGAAGAACAGGCCGTCGAACGGGTGCTCGGCGAAATTGTCGAGACGCTGGCCGATGAGCCGCTATGCTATGAAATCGTGGTGGTCGACGACGCTTCGACCGATCGCACCGCCGAACGGGCCGAGCGGTTCGCCGCCGACTGCTGGCAATGCCCGGTGCGCGTGGTCCGCTGCCTCGAAAACCGCGGCGCCGGGGCTGCCCGCAAGGTGGGCATTCGCCAGGCCCGGGGTGAAATCGTGGTCATGCTCGACGCCGACGGCTCCTACCCGGCCGATGCCATACCGGCCTTGCTGCGGTGGTTTCCCGCCTACGATCAGGTGAACGGTGCCCGGACCAGCGAGCAAGGAACGCTCCCTTGGCTGCGCAAGCCGACGAAGTGGTTTATCCGCCAGCTCGCGTCGTATCTGACCGGCCATAAAATCCCCGACCTGAACACCGGGCTCAAGGCGTTCAAGCGCGAGGCGATGCTGCCCTGGTTGTGGGTCGTGCCGGATGGTTTTAGCTGCGTCACCACAATGACGCTGGCCTTTCTTACCAATGGCTACGCCGTGAAGTATGTGCCTACCGCGTACCGGCCGCGCATCGGCCGCAGCAAGTTTCACCCGATCAAAGACACGCTGGCGTATTTGAGCACGGTACTGCGGATCGTGCTCTACTTCCGGCCGCTGAAAGTGTTTTTGCCGCTGTCGGGCCTGCTGATGGCGCTGGGCACGGCGAAAACCGCCTTCGATTGGTGGAGCACCGGCAGCATGCAGGAATCGGACATCGTGGTGTTCGTGGCCGGGTTTATGACGTGCATGATCGGCTTGCTGGCCGAGGTGATCGTGGCGCATTACCGGAGGTAG